The Thermomicrobiales bacterium genome includes the window CCTCGGTGACGAGCTGGGCGATGACCGGCTGCAAGTCCGGATCGTCGAGCAGCTCACCGTTGCGCAGTCCGGTCAGCGCTGTCAGCGCATTGATCGCGACATTGACGATCAGCTTGTCCCAGATGGCGGTGTGGATGTTCTCGGCGACGGCCGTCTCAAAGCCAGCGCGGGTGAGCGCGCGGCTGATCGGCGTCAGGTCGAAGCGACGGTTGCCCGGTTGCGCCGGATCGCCGATGAGCGTCGCGCCCTTGCCGGTATGGCGCACACGTCCCGGACCGAGCAGCGCCGCGCCGTGGGCGGTGACGCCGAGAATGACACGCTCGTGGCCGGGCAGCGCGGCGCGAATGAGATCAAGATTGCCGAGCCCGTTCTGTAGCGACAGCACGAATGTCTCTTGCGGCAGATGTCCGGCAAATGGCCGCAGCGCCTGCGTCGTGTGATAGCTCTTGACAAAGACGAGAATCAGATCGACACCATCAAGAGTCGGTGGAGTTGTCGTCGCGGGAATCCGGTAGCGCAGGATCGAGTCGTCGTATTCGGTGATGACCATGCCAGATCGCTCGATCGCGGCGATGTGCTCGTCCCAGGTGTCGTAGAGGGTGACGTTGTGTCCGGTGACGGCGAGCCGCGTGCCGATCAGCCCACCCATCGCTCCCGCGCCGACGACAACAATCCGCATTATCCCGACTCCTGAAGGTCAAAGAACCGTAGCGCCGCCCCGACATACGTCCGGGCGTAGCGCACAACCTCGTCGAGCGCGACCCACTCATCGGCCTGATGCGGCAGGGTCGTCGCGCCTGGACCGTAGGTCACAAGAGGAACGCGCGTGGCGGCCCAGAAGATCGTACCGTCCGTCGAACCGGGAACACCACCGAACGGCGGCGCCTCGCCGGTCTCAGCCTTGTGCGCGTCGCTGACGGCGACGACGATCTGGGCATCGGGCGACGTCTCGGTCGCGGGGCGATCATCGAGCCATTCGATCGCCATGCCTGCGCCGGGCACGCGATGCGCGGCCTGCTGCAAACGGTCTGCAATCAGTGTGCGCAACTCGGCGTGATCGTGTTCCCCCGTCGTGCGGACGTCGAGCAGCAACTCCGCGCCGGACGGGATGACGTTGGCCTGCGCCGGTTCGCCGGCCAGCGCAACTGTCGGTGTCAGCGAGAAATGACCGAGCAGCGCGTGCGGCACACTGGCGGCACGAACCTCCTGCTCAAGATGACGACACTCAACGACAACCTCGCCCAGCGCGGCAACCGGATTGATGCCCTGCTCCGGCATGCAACCATGCGCCATCCGACCGTGCAGCGTCACCCGAGCGCGAAGCGCGCCCTTCTGGGCGATACAGAGGCGATCGCCTTCCGGCTCGCAGATGATCGCGGCGGCGACGCCATCCAGCTCACCGTCCGCGACGAACGCCTTCGCGCCGGACATCATGCCCTCTTCATCGACCATGATCGCCAGGCGAACACAACCGGCGTAATCGCAGCCGGAGAGCTGCAACGCCCGGGCGGCGAACAGCATCGCCACCAGGCCGCCCTTCATATCGCACGCGCCACGCCCGTAGAGTCGACCATCGACGATGGCCGCACCGAATGGGTCGACCGACCAGGCTGCGCGGTCCCCGGCGGTGACGACATCGGTATGGCCCTCGAAGACGAGCGTCGGTCCGGGTGCGCGCCCCGGCAGGTCGACGACAAGGTTTGGACGATTCGGCGCGACCTCGCGACGGCGGTAGTGCATGCTCCAGCTTTCGAGGAGTGCGGAAATGAAGTCAGCTGCGGCACGCTCGTTGCCGTCGGGATGGGCAGGATCGTAGACGCTGCGGATACGCACCAGTTGCGCGAGCGTTTCAACGAGCGCCTCGTCATCAATCATGTGCTGCGCGGCTGTGATTCGATCTGCCAATGGAGTCATTGGGATGGTCTCAATCGCGGCGACATGGGCGACGCACCTCATTCCGTCCGACAATTCGCGGTATGGTAGCACGGCACCTGCGAGTACACTGATTATGGTGATCAATCGATAGGCACCAGGGTGGAGAGAAAGCTTGGCAGAGCGACGATTCGATTTTGATGATGTCGACCGTTCGGACGCGGAAGCGATAGGTCAGCCGGGTCAGCGAACGTTCCGCATGATCTTCGGAGCGGGCTCCGATACCGTTGTGCTGTGGCTGGAAAAGCAGCAGCTTCAGGCGCTCGGTATGGCATTTGAGCAAATGATTGCCCAGTTACGGGCCGCCGGGGTTGCCGCAGCGCGCGTTAGCGACATCGCGCCGGATCCGGTCGGACCGACGCCGATCGTCAGCGCCGAGTTCCACGTCGGACGGTTGGCAGTTGGCTTCGACGAGGAACGCTCGCGGATCACGCTCTTCGTCCATGACATTGAGGCGGAAGAGGAAGATCCCCCGGGTCTCGTCGTCCGGCTGGAGCTACAGCGCGCTCGCACGATGGCGACGCAGATCGAGACCGTTGTCGCGGCCGGCCGCCCGGCCTGCCCGCGCTGCGGCGCACCGATCGGCCCCGATGGGCACGTCTGCCCGCACGACAACGGCCACTTCCCCCATCTGCTCGGGACGGTCTAGCGACCGCTCAGGCGAGCGCGTGCGCAGCCGCGTCGGCCTCGGCCAGCAGCGTCACCATCGCCAGCGTCTGTCGCGCCAGATCGCCAATCATCAGATTGACCAGCCCGAAACGGGACTTGCGTTCGATCGAGAGCCGGACAGCACACCGGCTCTCGTTGATTTCATCGATGACCCACGAGAAGTAACAACCGCGTGCGAACCCACTGCTGCACTGGAACACAATCCGGTGGCTCGAATCATCCGGTTCGCGCCGCAAGAGACTCGTGAGCGGGATGCCTCGCCAGGTCGCACGGACGCGGTAGACCTCAGCCTGCTCGCGCTCGACAGACTGCACATGCGGCAACAGGCCCGGCCAGGCATCCATCTCCCAGACAAGGCGCTGGATGACCTGCGATGGCGCTGCAACCTCGGCGGTCAGCTCTGTGCGCACGCGCTCACCAACCGGCGGCGATTCCATCCGCACGCGGATCGGACGCGCCACCGAAGACGCCGCGCTCGCGATCTATGCGGATGCAATGCGCGTGGCCCATCGCCGAATCCCACTCATTGCCGACGACGACATTGTGGCCGCGTGCCTGCAAATCGGCGATCGTGTCCGCCCCGACGCGCGGCTCGACGCGCAACCAGCGCGTGCGATCCGGGTCGGCACCGGAGACCCAGCGCGGCGTCTCAATGACCTGCTGCGGCTCCAGACCGAAGTCGATCATGCCGAGCAGCATCTGCAGTTGCACCTGCGCCTGCGCATCAGCGCCCATCGTGCCGAAGACCCACTCCGGCTGGCCGTCACGCATCAGCATGGCCGGGATCAGCGTGTGATACGGGCGCTTGCCGGGCTGCAAGAAATTCAGATGCTGCGGGTCAACCGAGAAGCCGCGACCGCGATTGTGGAACAGCACGCCCGCACCTGGCGCGAGCACGCCCGAACCGAAGTTGTTGTAGACGCTCTGGATCAGCGAGACGGCCATGCCGTCGCGATCGACAACGCAGAGGTAAACCGTATCGCCGTCCTGGAAATCACCACCCTCCAGGCTGGTGCGCTCAAGATCAATCTCGGCGCGCATCCGCGCTGCGACTTCCTTGTCGAGGAACTGGGCGACC containing:
- a CDS encoding 2-dehydropantoate 2-reductase, producing the protein MRIVVVGAGAMGGLIGTRLAVTGHNVTLYDTWDEHIAAIERSGMVITEYDDSILRYRIPATTTPPTLDGVDLILVFVKSYHTTQALRPFAGHLPQETFVLSLQNGLGNLDLIRAALPGHERVILGVTAHGAALLGPGRVRHTGKGATLIGDPAQPGNRRFDLTPISRALTRAGFETAVAENIHTAIWDKLIVNVAINALTALTGLRNGELLDDPDLQPVIAQLVTEAVNVMQAAGVPVGTHDHLAYARKVMRDTAMNRSSMLQDVRNGRRTEIDAINGAVTRLGTELGVSTPLNRLLTVLVHNRERAAQREQPQSPEEGTPDG
- a CDS encoding M20 family metallopeptidase, with the protein product MADRITAAQHMIDDEALVETLAQLVRIRSVYDPAHPDGNERAAADFISALLESWSMHYRRREVAPNRPNLVVDLPGRAPGPTLVFEGHTDVVTAGDRAAWSVDPFGAAIVDGRLYGRGACDMKGGLVAMLFAARALQLSGCDYAGCVRLAIMVDEEGMMSGAKAFVADGELDGVAAAIICEPEGDRLCIAQKGALRARVTLHGRMAHGCMPEQGINPVAALGEVVVECRHLEQEVRAASVPHALLGHFSLTPTVALAGEPAQANVIPSGAELLLDVRTTGEHDHAELRTLIADRLQQAAHRVPGAGMAIEWLDDRPATETSPDAQIVVAVSDAHKAETGEAPPFGGVPGSTDGTIFWAATRVPLVTYGPGATTLPHQADEWVALDEVVRYARTYVGAALRFFDLQESG
- a CDS encoding DUF3090 domain-containing protein — translated: MAERRFDFDDVDRSDAEAIGQPGQRTFRMIFGAGSDTVVLWLEKQQLQALGMAFEQMIAQLRAAGVAAARVSDIAPDPVGPTPIVSAEFHVGRLAVGFDEERSRITLFVHDIEAEEEDPPGLVVRLELQRARTMATQIETVVAAGRPACPRCGAPIGPDGHVCPHDNGHFPHLLGTV